From Salarias fasciatus chromosome 5, fSalaFa1.1, whole genome shotgun sequence, a single genomic window includes:
- the pxmp4 gene encoding peroxisomal membrane protein 4 translates to MAGPDLVRTLVYTINHLLQQEKYRAALAVLKGFRNGAVYGAKIRAPHALVMTFLFRSGSLKDKLRAILKATYTHSRNLAYFVFTYKGLQTLQQKIQGKSFQSHSFLAACVGGWLVFGDNNNINSQINMYLLSRILFALSRLAVEKGFIPQPKHDPFPLFATLVWGIVLWLFEYHPHTLQPSLQSSMNYLYHDSNVWHDISDFLVYNKPRTAS, encoded by the exons ATGGCGGGTCCGGACCTGGTCAGAACTCTTGTGTACACCATCAATCATcttctgcagcaggagaagTACAGAGCCGCGCTGGCGGTTCTGAAGGGCTTTAGGAACGGCGCCGT ATATGGAGCCAAAATCAGGGCACCTCACGCCCTGGTCATGACATTTCTATTTAGAAGTGGCAG TCTGAAGGATAAGCTGAGAGCCATTCTGAAAGCCACATATACCCACTCTCGAAACTTGGCATACTTCGTGTTCACTTACAAAGGCCTGCAAACCCTGCAGCAGAAGATCCAGGGGAAAAGCTTCCAGTCTCACTCCTTTCTGGCTGCCTGTGTGGGAGGATGGCTAGTCTTCggagacaacaacaacattaatAGCCAG ATCAACATGTACTTGCTGTCCCGGATCCTGTTTGCCTTGTCCCGACTGGCTGTAGAGAAAGGATTCATCCCTCAGCCCAAACACGACCCTTTCCCCCTCTTTGCCACGCTGGTGTGGGGCATCGTCTTGTGGCTGTTTGAGTATCACCCACACACCCTTCAGCCGTCTCTGCAGTCCTCCATGAACTACCTTTACCATGACAGCAACGTGTGGCACGACATTTCAGATTTCCTTGTATATAACAAACCCAGGACTGCCTCATAG